Proteins found in one Paraburkholderia caballeronis genomic segment:
- a CDS encoding cobalamin-binding protein — MTSRGSTSARAALAAAAVLAASVGAHAAVTVTDDTGATVTLTAPAARVISLAPHATELIYAAGGGAKLVGAVAYSDYPPQAKDVPRVGDNRSLDLERIAALRPDLIVVWRHGNAQQQIDRLRDLGIPLFFSEPRRLDDVATDLTRLGALLGTQAAAQPAADAYRRDIAQLRAQYATHPAVDVFYQVWDQPLMTINGSQMISDVIALCGGRNVFAALQPLAPTVSTEAVLAANPEAIVTASQGATAPDRPLPGLDRWRAWPTLTAVARGNLFAIDGDLLSRPAPRIAQGAALLCKDLEIARGRRPEGGAR, encoded by the coding sequence ATGACGTCGCGCGGATCGACAAGCGCGCGCGCGGCGCTGGCTGCGGCCGCCGTTCTGGCCGCTTCCGTCGGCGCGCACGCAGCAGTGACCGTCACCGACGACACCGGCGCGACCGTCACGCTCACCGCCCCCGCGGCGCGCGTCATCAGCCTCGCGCCGCACGCGACCGAACTGATCTACGCGGCCGGCGGCGGCGCGAAGCTCGTCGGCGCGGTCGCGTACAGCGATTACCCGCCGCAGGCGAAGGACGTGCCGCGCGTCGGCGACAACCGCTCGCTCGACCTCGAACGGATCGCCGCGCTGCGGCCGGACCTGATCGTCGTCTGGCGGCACGGCAACGCGCAGCAGCAGATCGACCGGCTGCGCGACCTCGGCATCCCGCTGTTCTTCAGCGAGCCGCGCCGCCTCGACGACGTCGCGACCGACCTGACGCGGCTCGGCGCATTGCTCGGCACGCAGGCCGCCGCGCAGCCGGCCGCCGATGCGTATCGGCGCGACATCGCGCAACTGCGCGCGCAGTACGCGACGCATCCCGCCGTCGACGTGTTTTATCAGGTCTGGGACCAGCCGCTGATGACGATCAACGGCTCGCAGATGATCAGCGACGTGATCGCGTTATGCGGCGGGCGCAACGTGTTCGCCGCGTTGCAGCCGCTCGCGCCGACCGTCTCGACCGAAGCGGTGCTGGCCGCGAATCCGGAAGCGATCGTGACCGCGTCGCAGGGCGCGACCGCCCCGGACCGTCCGCTGCCGGGCCTCGACCGCTGGCGCGCGTGGCCGACGCTGACGGCGGTCGCGCGCGGCAACCTGTTCGCGATCGATGGCGATCTGTTGAGCCGGCCCGCGCCGAGGATCGCGCAAGGGGCGGCGCTGCTGTGCAAGGACCTCGAAATCGCGCGAGGCCGGCGGCCGGAGGGGGGTGCGCGTTGA
- a CDS encoding ParA family protein: MTVIVVANPKGGVGKSTLSTNLAGYFAAQGEWVALADLDRQQSAHAWLDLRPATLPPIETWSVDLDNPAKPPKGLEHAVVDTPAGLHGSRLATVLELADKVIVPLQPSMFDILATQDFLDRLSKEKAVRKGTIEVGVVGMRVDARTRSAEQLQRFVEGLKLPVLGYLRDTQNYVQLAAHGLTLWDVAKSRVDRDVEQWQPILSWLNGK, translated from the coding sequence ATGACGGTGATCGTGGTGGCGAACCCCAAGGGCGGCGTCGGCAAGAGCACGCTGTCCACCAATCTGGCCGGCTATTTCGCCGCGCAGGGCGAGTGGGTCGCGCTCGCGGACCTCGACCGGCAGCAGTCCGCGCACGCGTGGCTCGACCTTCGGCCCGCGACGCTGCCGCCGATCGAGACGTGGAGCGTCGATCTCGACAACCCCGCGAAGCCGCCGAAGGGACTGGAGCACGCGGTCGTCGACACGCCGGCGGGCCTGCACGGCAGCCGCCTCGCGACGGTGCTGGAGCTGGCGGACAAGGTGATCGTGCCGTTGCAGCCGTCGATGTTCGACATCCTCGCGACGCAGGACTTCCTCGACCGGCTCTCGAAGGAGAAGGCGGTGCGCAAGGGGACGATCGAGGTCGGCGTGGTCGGGATGCGCGTCGATGCGCGCACGCGCTCGGCGGAACAGCTGCAACGCTTCGTCGAGGGGCTGAAGCTGCCGGTGCTCGGTTATCTGCGCGATACGCAGAACTACGTGCAACTGGCGGCGCACGGCCTCACGCTGTGGGACGTCGCGAAGAGCCGCGTCGATCGCGACGTCGAGCAGTGGCAGCCGATCCTGTCGTGGCTGAACGGGAAGTAG
- a CDS encoding ABC transporter ATP-binding protein, translating to MTGRTNLTATVGPGVKALAAARSLTLRAGTRTLVEGLAQTFRAGELWCVAGANGAGKTTLISTLAGLTKPADGHVEIDGTALADWPPATLAQRRALMPQDIRDAFSASVLDIVLLNRYPHLTGWGWERADDRAAARTALAMLGLERLAARDVLSLSGGERQRVALAAVLCQGAPLLLLDEPLSHLDLHHQIACLEALTRWVHADARAIVFSCHDLNLARRFATHALLLDGRGGFHAGPVRDVLTPERASDAFGHPLVLIRDGAHEALVPALHRDA from the coding sequence ATGACCGGCCGCACGAACCTGACCGCGACCGTTGGACCGGGCGTCAAGGCGCTCGCCGCTGCGCGTTCGCTGACGCTGCGCGCCGGCACGCGCACGCTTGTCGAAGGACTGGCGCAGACGTTCCGCGCGGGCGAACTCTGGTGCGTCGCCGGCGCGAACGGCGCGGGCAAGACGACGCTGATCTCGACGCTCGCGGGGCTGACGAAACCCGCCGACGGCCACGTCGAGATAGACGGAACCGCGCTCGCGGACTGGCCGCCCGCGACGCTCGCGCAGCGGCGCGCATTGATGCCGCAGGACATTCGCGATGCGTTCAGCGCGAGCGTGCTCGACATCGTGCTGCTGAACCGCTACCCGCATCTGACCGGCTGGGGCTGGGAGCGCGCAGATGATCGCGCGGCCGCGCGGACGGCGCTCGCGATGCTCGGCCTCGAACGGCTCGCCGCGCGCGATGTGCTGTCGCTGTCCGGCGGCGAACGGCAGCGCGTCGCGCTCGCGGCAGTGCTGTGCCAGGGCGCGCCGCTGCTGCTGCTCGACGAGCCGCTGTCGCATCTCGACCTGCATCACCAGATCGCGTGCCTCGAAGCGTTGACCCGCTGGGTCCACGCGGACGCGCGTGCGATCGTTTTTTCCTGTCACGATCTGAACCTTGCGCGGCGGTTCGCGACCCATGCGCTGCTGCTCGACGGACGCGGCGGTTTTCACGCGGGACCGGTGCGGGACGTGCTGACGCCCGAACGCGCGAGCGACGCGTTCGGCCATCCGCTCGTGCTGATCCGCGACGGCGCGCACGAGGCGCTGGTGCCCGCGCTGCATCGCGACGCATGA
- the cobD gene encoding threonine-phosphate decarboxylase CobD, translating into MSERIERTPAAVAHGGNLHDAAERYGIPYDAWIDLSTGINPHGYPVPPVPASAWRRLPDDGDGFAACAARYYGAPDERHVLPVAGSQAAIRALPALLPRGAAAIAPLTYGEYAPAFARAGHAALMLDATADTLPDGAMHAVVVNPDNPTATRVPTARLLRWREQLAARGGTLIVDEAFADAFAPKQSSSLAASAALPGLVVLRSPGKFFGIAGARCGFALAQPDRLHALRAALGAWTVGGPARHAVRHAFADTAWQTQMRGQLAADSARLAALLQAHGLAPRTTPLFAWVADPRAQALHEGLARRGVWTRLFASPASVRFGLPASDDEWLRFGAALADAMRSLDPGAVR; encoded by the coding sequence ATGTCTGAGCGGATCGAACGCACGCCGGCCGCCGTCGCGCACGGCGGCAACCTGCACGACGCGGCCGAACGCTACGGCATCCCATACGACGCGTGGATCGACCTGTCCACCGGCATCAATCCGCATGGGTACCCGGTGCCGCCGGTGCCGGCCTCCGCATGGCGGCGGCTGCCCGACGACGGCGACGGCTTCGCCGCGTGCGCCGCGCGCTACTACGGCGCGCCGGACGAACGGCACGTGCTGCCGGTCGCCGGCAGCCAGGCGGCGATCCGCGCGCTGCCCGCGCTGCTGCCGCGCGGGGCGGCCGCGATCGCGCCGCTCACCTACGGCGAATACGCGCCGGCGTTCGCGCGCGCCGGCCATGCGGCGCTGATGCTCGACGCGACGGCCGACACGCTGCCGGACGGCGCGATGCACGCGGTCGTCGTCAATCCGGACAACCCGACCGCGACGCGCGTGCCGACGGCCCGCCTCTTGCGCTGGCGCGAGCAACTGGCGGCGCGCGGCGGCACGCTGATCGTCGACGAGGCGTTCGCGGATGCGTTCGCGCCGAAGCAATCGTCATCGCTCGCCGCGAGCGCCGCGCTGCCGGGGCTCGTCGTGCTGCGCTCGCCGGGCAAGTTCTTCGGAATCGCCGGCGCGCGCTGCGGCTTTGCGCTCGCGCAGCCGGACCGGCTGCACGCGCTGCGCGCCGCACTCGGCGCATGGACGGTCGGCGGCCCGGCGCGGCATGCGGTCCGGCATGCGTTCGCGGACACGGCATGGCAGACGCAGATGCGCGGGCAACTGGCGGCCGACAGCGCGCGGCTCGCGGCGCTGCTGCAAGCACATGGGCTCGCGCCGCGGACGACGCCGCTGTTCGCATGGGTCGCCGACCCGCGCGCGCAGGCCCTGCACGAAGGGCTGGCGCGACGCGGCGTGTGGACGCGCCTCTTTGCATCGCCCGCGAGCGTGCGTTTCGGCCTGCCGGCGTCGGACGACGAGTGGCTCCGGTTCGGCGCGGCGCTCGCGGACGCGATGCGATCGCTCGATCCGGGAGCCGTTCGATGA
- a CDS encoding histidine phosphatase family protein, with the protein MDLVLIRHPAVAVEAGVCYGRSDVPLAGDADAGAVEIARRLAAIGAAAAAGDVSPAGCGDIAQALTTGDLASPLRIVTSPLARCSSVAERLASMHGLAAQYDDRFAEIDFGAWELCAWEAIARGQVDAWAADFLHAREHGGESVVQFDARVQAGLDAWVGVPGAPSMTWIVTHAGVIRAMTARALGVPLSNCMRWTLEMAAIVWLRREAVGGEWRLVRWNV; encoded by the coding sequence GTGGATCTCGTTCTGATCCGGCATCCGGCGGTCGCCGTCGAGGCGGGCGTCTGTTATGGGCGCAGCGATGTGCCGCTCGCCGGCGATGCGGATGCGGGCGCTGTGGAGATTGCGCGGCGGCTGGCTGCGATCGGTGCGGCGGCAGCGGCCGGTGACGTGTCGCCTGCCGGCTGCGGGGACATCGCGCAGGCGTTGACTACCGGCGACCTGGCGTCGCCGTTGCGTATCGTCACGAGTCCGCTCGCGCGCTGCTCGTCGGTTGCCGAACGGCTCGCGTCGATGCACGGACTCGCGGCGCAGTATGACGACCGTTTCGCGGAGATCGACTTCGGCGCGTGGGAACTGTGCGCATGGGAGGCGATCGCGCGCGGACAGGTCGACGCGTGGGCCGCCGATTTTCTGCATGCGCGCGAGCATGGCGGCGAGAGTGTTGTGCAATTCGATGCGCGGGTGCAGGCGGGGCTCGATGCGTGGGTCGGCGTTCCCGGTGCGCCGTCGATGACGTGGATCGTCACGCATGCGGGCGTGATTCGCGCGATGACGGCGCGCGCGCTCGGCGTGCCGCTGTCGAACTGCATGCGCTGGACGCTGGAGATGGCGGCGATTGTGTGGCTGCGGCGCGAGGCGGTGGGTGGCGAGTGGCGGCTCGTGCGGTGGAATGTTTGA
- a CDS encoding adenosylcobinamide-GDP ribazoletransferase produces MNPLAELRYFFTALGYFTRVPVPRWVGYEPQWLNAAARYFPLVGVLVGALGALVYLAAQRVLPAGVAVLLSMVATLVATGAFHEDGLADCCDAFGGAYRRDDVLRIMHDSRIGAFGAIGLVVALALKWQTLAALPPLRAATLMIAAHAASRACAISYLMTLDYVRDEGKAKPVAQRMRVGAWLVACAFGLPWLFWPAWPDWRAGLATLVVLGGLRWALGRYFVRRIGGYTGDCLGFAQQVFEIAIYLMGLAWISF; encoded by the coding sequence ATGAATCCGCTCGCGGAACTGCGTTATTTCTTCACCGCGCTCGGTTACTTCACGCGCGTGCCGGTGCCGCGCTGGGTCGGTTACGAACCGCAGTGGCTGAACGCGGCCGCGCGTTATTTTCCGCTTGTCGGCGTGCTCGTCGGCGCGCTCGGCGCGCTCGTGTATCTCGCCGCGCAGCGCGTGCTGCCGGCGGGCGTCGCGGTGCTGCTGTCGATGGTCGCGACGCTCGTCGCGACCGGCGCATTCCACGAGGACGGACTGGCCGACTGCTGCGACGCGTTCGGCGGCGCGTATCGACGCGACGACGTGCTGCGGATCATGCACGACTCGCGGATCGGCGCGTTCGGCGCGATCGGCCTCGTCGTCGCGCTCGCGCTGAAGTGGCAGACGCTTGCCGCGCTGCCGCCGCTGCGGGCCGCGACGCTGATGATCGCCGCGCACGCGGCGAGCCGCGCGTGCGCGATCAGTTATCTGATGACGCTCGACTACGTGCGCGACGAAGGCAAGGCGAAGCCGGTCGCGCAGCGGATGCGCGTGGGCGCATGGCTCGTCGCGTGCGCGTTCGGGCTGCCGTGGCTGTTCTGGCCGGCGTGGCCGGACTGGCGCGCGGGTCTCGCGACGCTCGTCGTGCTGGGCGGGCTGCGCTGGGCGCTCGGCCGTTACTTCGTGCGGCGCATCGGCGGTTATACCGGCGACTGCCTCGGCTTCGCGCAGCAGGTGTTCGAAATCGCCATCTATCTGATGGGGCTCGCGTGGATCTCGTTCTGA
- the cobU gene encoding bifunctional adenosylcobinamide kinase/adenosylcobinamide-phosphate guanylyltransferase, producing the protein MISRDLTFIVGGARSGKSAHAERLAAASGLPVTYVATARVADDEFADRVAHHRARRPAHWALVEAPLDLAGALDAAAAPGRCVLIDCLTLWLANLLCPPDAAAPADDWLARLDAFAAACERARGTVLVVSNEIGLGVVPLGAATRQYVDELGRLNQRIAALADRATLIVAGLPVVLKGG; encoded by the coding sequence ATGATTTCGCGCGACCTCACCTTCATCGTCGGCGGCGCGCGCTCGGGCAAGAGCGCGCACGCCGAACGGCTCGCCGCCGCGAGCGGCCTGCCCGTCACCTACGTCGCGACCGCGCGCGTCGCCGACGACGAATTCGCCGACCGCGTCGCGCATCACCGCGCGCGCCGCCCCGCCCACTGGGCGCTGGTCGAAGCGCCGCTCGACCTCGCGGGCGCGCTCGACGCCGCCGCCGCGCCCGGCCGCTGCGTGCTGATCGACTGCCTGACGCTGTGGCTCGCGAACCTGCTGTGCCCGCCGGACGCGGCCGCGCCCGCCGACGACTGGCTCGCCCGCCTCGACGCGTTCGCCGCCGCGTGCGAACGCGCGCGCGGCACCGTGCTCGTCGTCAGCAACGAGATCGGCCTCGGCGTCGTGCCGCTCGGCGCGGCGACGCGCCAGTACGTCGACGAACTCGGCCGCCTGAACCAGCGGATCGCCGCGCTCGCGGACCGCGCAACGCTGATCGTCGCCGGCCTGCCGGTCGTGCTGAAGGGGGGGTGA
- a CDS encoding FecCD family ABC transporter permease: MNRSIVRAPLAMNARRAAAIWAVLALAALAVFGASLVAGSVPVTLAQAVGALTPAHGGADLAAEIVRTLRLPRALGGFACGALLGLAGALLQVLLRNPLAEPYVLGVSGGAAAFALVAMIAGAAWWIVQASACAGAFVSILLVLGLARRELWRGEPQDSSPRLLLTGAVIAAGWGATITLLLTLAPDARLRGMLFWLTGDLNGVAPPWPALAALAIVLVGIVPAAPQLNVLLRGDATAQALGVPVMRLRLGVYVAASLAAAAAVTTGGTIGFVGLVVPHMLRLAFGNDQRMLLPAAALAGGVAVMGADLVARTVVAPTQLPVGVVTALAGVPVFLWMLLRRRPR; this comes from the coding sequence ATGAACCGTTCGATCGTGCGTGCGCCGCTCGCGATGAACGCGCGCCGCGCGGCCGCGATCTGGGCCGTGCTCGCGCTCGCCGCGCTCGCGGTGTTCGGCGCGTCGCTCGTCGCGGGCAGCGTGCCGGTTACGCTCGCGCAGGCGGTCGGCGCGTTGACGCCCGCGCACGGCGGCGCGGACCTCGCCGCGGAGATCGTCCGCACGCTGCGTCTGCCGCGCGCGCTCGGCGGCTTCGCGTGCGGCGCGCTGCTCGGACTCGCGGGCGCGCTGCTTCAGGTGCTGCTGCGCAATCCGCTCGCGGAGCCTTATGTGCTCGGCGTGTCCGGCGGCGCGGCCGCGTTCGCGCTGGTCGCGATGATCGCCGGCGCCGCGTGGTGGATCGTGCAGGCGAGCGCGTGCGCGGGCGCGTTCGTATCGATCCTGCTGGTACTCGGCCTCGCGCGCCGCGAACTGTGGCGCGGCGAGCCGCAGGACAGTTCTCCACGGCTATTGCTGACCGGCGCGGTGATCGCGGCGGGCTGGGGCGCGACGATCACGCTGCTGCTGACGCTCGCGCCGGACGCGCGTCTGCGCGGGATGCTGTTCTGGCTGACCGGCGACCTGAACGGCGTTGCGCCGCCGTGGCCCGCGCTCGCCGCGCTCGCGATCGTGCTGGTCGGCATCGTGCCGGCCGCGCCGCAACTGAACGTGCTGCTGCGCGGCGACGCGACCGCGCAGGCGCTCGGCGTGCCGGTCATGCGGCTGCGGCTCGGCGTGTACGTCGCCGCGTCGCTCGCGGCCGCGGCCGCGGTGACGACCGGCGGCACGATCGGTTTCGTCGGGCTGGTCGTGCCGCACATGCTGCGGCTCGCGTTCGGCAACGACCAGCGGATGCTGCTGCCGGCCGCCGCGCTTGCGGGCGGCGTCGCGGTGATGGGCGCGGACCTCGTCGCGCGCACGGTCGTCGCGCCGACGCAGTTGCCGGTCGGCGTCGTCACCGCGCTCGCGGGCGTGCCGGTGTTCCTGTGGATGCTGCTGCGCAGGCGGCCGCGATGA
- a CDS encoding PaaI family thioesterase — translation MSLLRTDVSIDRLHERQRGKLPDWLGFRAISLDAGRLRAELDVRPDLLAPNGFLHAATVIGLADTACGYACFAHLPDNAKNFTTVELKSNFVGTAREGTLTAVATAVHLGRSTQVWDATVSGPDGKTIALFRCTQMVLY, via the coding sequence ATGAGCCTGCTGCGCACCGACGTTTCGATCGACCGACTCCACGAACGGCAACGCGGCAAACTGCCGGATTGGCTGGGCTTTCGGGCCATTTCGCTCGACGCGGGGCGGCTGCGCGCGGAACTGGACGTCCGGCCGGACCTGCTCGCGCCGAACGGCTTTCTGCACGCGGCGACGGTGATCGGCCTCGCGGACACCGCCTGCGGCTATGCGTGTTTCGCGCACCTGCCGGACAACGCGAAGAACTTCACGACGGTCGAGCTGAAGAGCAACTTCGTCGGCACCGCGCGGGAAGGCACGCTGACGGCGGTCGCGACCGCCGTCCATCTCGGCCGCAGCACCCAGGTGTGGGACGCGACCGTCAGCGGGCCGGACGGGAAGACCATCGCGCTGTTTCGGTGTACGCAGATGGTGTTGTACTGA
- the cbiB gene encoding adenosylcobinamide-phosphate synthase CbiB, whose product MLSLPVTAALAVAAVFVDRVVGEPRRAHPLVAFGALANRLEARLNIGRRGRPLGLAAWLAAVAPPVAVAAWLTATLPWPLAAALHVALLWFALGARSLREHLAPIARALAQRDLAAARKLTSRIVSRDTSNADETALSRAAVESALENGNDAIFGALFWFAVAGGPGALAFRLANTLDAMWGYRTPRYLRFGWAAARIDDVLNWIPARLTAASYALLGDTRVALRCWRDQAPRWDSPNAGPVMAAGAGSLNVLVGGPAVYHGTLEQRPVLGAGAPPRAAHIDAALQLVERTTLLWLGALLALAFIGVATHV is encoded by the coding sequence ATGCTGTCGCTGCCCGTCACCGCCGCGCTCGCGGTCGCCGCGGTTTTCGTCGACCGGGTGGTCGGCGAGCCGCGCCGCGCGCATCCGCTCGTCGCGTTCGGCGCGCTCGCGAACCGGCTCGAAGCGCGCCTGAACATCGGCCGGCGCGGCCGCCCGCTCGGCCTCGCCGCGTGGCTCGCGGCGGTCGCGCCGCCGGTCGCCGTCGCCGCGTGGCTGACCGCCACGCTGCCGTGGCCGCTCGCCGCCGCGCTGCACGTCGCGCTGCTGTGGTTCGCGCTCGGCGCGCGCAGCCTGCGCGAGCATCTCGCGCCGATCGCCCGCGCGCTCGCGCAGCGCGACCTCGCGGCGGCCCGCAAGCTGACGTCGCGAATCGTGTCGCGCGACACGTCGAACGCGGACGAGACCGCGCTGTCGCGCGCGGCCGTCGAATCGGCGCTCGAAAACGGCAACGACGCGATCTTCGGCGCGCTGTTCTGGTTCGCGGTCGCGGGCGGCCCCGGCGCGCTCGCGTTCCGCCTCGCGAACACGCTCGACGCGATGTGGGGCTACCGGACCCCGCGTTATCTGCGCTTCGGCTGGGCGGCCGCGCGCATCGACGACGTGCTGAACTGGATTCCCGCGCGGCTCACCGCCGCGAGTTACGCGCTGCTCGGCGACACGCGCGTCGCGCTGCGCTGCTGGCGCGACCAGGCGCCGCGCTGGGACAGCCCGAACGCCGGCCCGGTGATGGCGGCGGGCGCGGGCAGCCTGAACGTGCTGGTCGGCGGGCCGGCGGTCTATCACGGCACGCTCGAACAGCGGCCGGTGCTCGGCGCGGGCGCGCCGCCGCGCGCGGCCCACATCGACGCCGCGTTGCAGCTCGTCGAGCGCACCACGCTGCTGTGGCTCGGCGCGCTGCTCGCGCTCGCGTTCATCGGCGTCGCGACGCATGTCTGA
- the cobT gene encoding nicotinate-nucleotide--dimethylbenzimidazole phosphoribosyltransferase, whose product MTSTLHDLIAVEPLDTSLRDTLQHLIDTKTKPPGSLGRLEGLALQLGMIQRTTRPRIERPAMIVFAGDHGIAEEGVSPYPQAVTVQMVANFVAGGAAINAFSGVAGLTLEIVDAGVATPLPASPTLIDAHIGRGTRNFAREPAMSRDEAIAALAAGAARVRHHAALGTNVIGFGEMGIANTSSAACLMSRLCGVPVAECVGRGTGLDDAGVAKKRDVLAAALERHADARDPLDVLATFGGFEIAMMAGALLAAAQARMVILVDGFIATSALVVADALARNVRDYCVFAHASNEAGHRRMLDYFGARELLALDLRLGEGTGAALAVPLLRAAAAFVNEMASFESAGVADRSDRDE is encoded by the coding sequence ATGACTTCCACCCTGCACGATCTGATCGCCGTCGAGCCGCTCGACACGTCGCTGCGCGACACGCTTCAACACCTGATCGACACGAAGACGAAACCGCCCGGCAGCCTCGGCCGCCTCGAAGGGCTCGCGCTGCAACTCGGGATGATCCAGCGCACCACGCGGCCGCGCATCGAGCGGCCCGCGATGATCGTGTTCGCCGGCGACCACGGCATCGCGGAGGAGGGCGTGAGCCCGTATCCGCAGGCGGTCACCGTGCAGATGGTCGCGAACTTCGTCGCGGGCGGCGCGGCGATCAACGCGTTCAGCGGCGTCGCGGGCCTGACGCTGGAGATCGTCGATGCGGGCGTCGCGACGCCGCTGCCCGCGTCGCCGACGTTGATCGACGCGCACATCGGACGCGGCACGCGCAACTTCGCGCGCGAGCCGGCGATGTCGCGCGACGAGGCGATTGCCGCGCTCGCGGCCGGCGCCGCGCGCGTGCGCCATCACGCGGCGCTCGGCACCAACGTGATCGGCTTCGGCGAGATGGGCATCGCGAACACGTCGTCGGCCGCGTGTCTGATGAGCCGGTTGTGCGGCGTGCCGGTCGCGGAATGCGTCGGGCGCGGCACCGGCCTCGACGACGCGGGCGTCGCGAAGAAACGCGACGTGCTCGCGGCGGCGCTCGAACGCCATGCGGACGCGCGCGACCCGCTCGACGTGCTCGCGACGTTCGGCGGCTTCGAGATCGCGATGATGGCCGGCGCGTTGCTCGCGGCGGCGCAGGCGCGGATGGTCATTCTCGTCGACGGTTTCATCGCGACGTCGGCGCTCGTCGTCGCCGATGCGCTCGCGCGCAACGTGCGCGACTACTGCGTGTTCGCGCATGCGTCGAACGAAGCCGGGCATCGGCGGATGCTCGACTACTTCGGCGCGCGCGAACTGCTCGCGCTCGATCTGCGGCTCGGCGAAGGGACCGGCGCGGCGCTCGCGGTGCCGCTGCTGCGCGCGGCGGCGGCATTCGTCAACGAGATGGCGAGCTTCGAATCGGCGGGCGTCGCGGATCGCAGCGACCGCGATGAATGA